From Candidatus Neomarinimicrobiota bacterium, a single genomic window includes:
- a CDS encoding tetratricopeptide repeat protein: protein MHDFDKLWNYNNPGETEQKFREILDNTTEQEDPGYELELRTQIARSLSLQQKFEDAHKLLDQIESELKPEFPIAKIRYLLERGRTLNSSGKQEESLPLFLEAWEAGLDVKADFYAVDAAHMLGIAALQDQQLLWNEKAMDLAEKSLDKRAQGWLGSLYNNIGWTYHDMQEFDKAMAVFLKALKWREAHEQIIETQIAKWCVARTHRSLGNVDKALVMQYELEKEMLAAGQDEDGYVSEEIAECLTLQGKPEEAAPYFMKAWTILSQDIWLKKNEVERLERLKTLGEKTF from the coding sequence ATGCATGATTTTGATAAATTATGGAACTACAATAACCCTGGTGAGACAGAGCAGAAATTCAGGGAGATACTGGACAATACAACTGAGCAGGAGGACCCTGGATATGAACTGGAGTTGCGAACACAAATTGCCCGATCCCTGAGTCTTCAGCAAAAATTTGAAGATGCCCATAAATTATTGGATCAAATTGAATCTGAATTAAAACCTGAATTTCCCATTGCCAAGATTCGCTATTTACTGGAACGGGGGAGGACTCTTAATTCATCTGGAAAGCAGGAAGAATCATTGCCTCTTTTTCTGGAAGCCTGGGAAGCAGGTCTTGATGTAAAAGCTGACTTTTATGCAGTGGATGCAGCCCACATGCTGGGCATTGCAGCGCTGCAGGATCAGCAATTGCTCTGGAATGAAAAGGCAATGGATCTAGCGGAAAAAAGCCTGGATAAAAGAGCACAGGGGTGGTTGGGATCTCTATACAACAATATTGGCTGGACCTACCATGATATGCAGGAATTTGATAAGGCCATGGCCGTTTTCCTGAAGGCCCTCAAATGGCGTGAAGCCCATGAACAGATTATTGAGACCCAGATTGCAAAGTGGTGTGTAGCCAGAACCCATCGTTCATTAGGAAACGTTGATAAGGCCCTGGTAATGCAATATGAGCTTGAAAAAGAAATGTTGGCAGCGGGGCAAGATGAAGATGGTTATGTCTCAGAGGAGATTGCAGAGTGTCTCACCCTTCAGGGTAAACCAGAAGAAGCGGCTCCTTATTTTATGAAAGCCTGGACAATACTGTCGCAGGATATCTGGCTGAAAAAGAATGAGGTGGAGCGTCTGGAGAGATTAAAGACTCTGGGAGAGAAGACATTCTAG
- a CDS encoding aminodeoxychorismate/anthranilate synthase component II has protein sequence MILLIDNYDSFTYNLYQQVSGFGQEVIVEKNDGLSLDTIAALKPERIILSPGPKTPADSGICIPLIKRFSEIVPILGICLGHQCLAVAYGQSVIPAQRLVYGKTTTITTNGSRIMADLDASFEVARYHSLVIDEVPKGFLATSHDATGDIMSIEHEQLPLFGLQFHPESFLMMNTGNRIIQKFLEL, from the coding sequence TTGATCCTTCTCATAGATAATTACGATTCTTTTACCTATAACCTCTATCAACAGGTATCCGGTTTTGGACAGGAGGTCATTGTTGAAAAGAATGATGGCCTTTCCCTGGATACTATTGCTGCTCTAAAACCAGAGCGGATCATTCTCAGCCCGGGACCCAAAACCCCGGCAGACTCAGGTATCTGTATTCCCCTTATTAAAAGATTCTCTGAAATAGTTCCAATCCTGGGAATCTGTCTGGGGCACCAATGCCTGGCAGTTGCCTATGGGCAATCCGTCATCCCTGCACAACGACTCGTTTATGGAAAAACTACCACCATAACTACAAATGGTTCAAGGATCATGGCTGATCTGGATGCATCCTTTGAGGTCGCGCGGTATCACTCTCTGGTTATAGACGAAGTGCCCAAAGGCTTTTTAGCCACTTCCCATGATGCTACTGGCGACATCATGTCTATTGAACATGAACAATTACCTCTCTTTGGTCTGCAATTTCATCCTGAATCCTTTTTAATGATGAATACAGGAAATCGTATCATCCAAAAATTCCTGGAACTTTGA
- a CDS encoding anthranilate synthase component I family protein, which produces MSKEQLWLQVTNTGDTCFRTDGDGTSMWRDLLAFQPASSFILNDIENLPALEDFLGMNGDKLCGGYFSYDLGMALQGVVSQHKRQVPLAVIHAYDKWVEYQQGQPDYVGFDPSGFENIDSPSDLSSPIEFTSSISKSRYANIIHRIQEYIRAGDFYQLNYTQQLTGKTDNTISYAAMLKKHPAAYALAMEFGGFKIHSLSPELFLHHRNGILTTEPIKGTRPRGTTQQEDDARRQELMSSEKEQAELFMITDLLRNDLGKVSEVGSISLEAVKDMRKLPKVWHTYSRISGRLKQGLKPVDALLSMLPGGSITGCPKKHAMEIIDELEDSSRGIYTGSLGYFHPDGEFSFNIAIRTLVQQDSKISLGSGGGITIDSIWLEEWEELMVKASTFL; this is translated from the coding sequence ATGAGCAAGGAACAACTCTGGTTGCAGGTTACCAATACAGGTGACACCTGTTTTAGAACAGATGGTGATGGCACATCCATGTGGCGTGATCTCCTGGCATTTCAACCCGCCTCAAGCTTCATTCTCAACGATATTGAGAACCTTCCAGCTCTTGAGGACTTTCTGGGAATGAATGGAGATAAGCTTTGTGGGGGCTATTTCAGCTATGACCTGGGAATGGCGCTTCAGGGTGTGGTCAGTCAGCACAAGAGACAAGTTCCACTGGCAGTCATCCATGCTTATGATAAATGGGTTGAGTACCAGCAAGGCCAACCTGACTACGTGGGATTCGACCCTTCAGGATTTGAGAATATAGATTCACCCTCAGACTTGTCTTCGCCCATTGAATTCACATCAAGTATTTCAAAATCAAGGTATGCAAATATCATCCATCGAATCCAGGAATACATCCGTGCAGGTGATTTTTATCAGCTCAACTATACCCAACAACTGACTGGGAAGACCGATAACACCATATCATATGCAGCCATGTTAAAAAAGCATCCTGCCGCCTATGCACTGGCCATGGAATTTGGTGGCTTCAAGATTCATTCACTCTCGCCGGAGTTATTTCTACATCATAGGAATGGGATTTTAACGACGGAGCCCATTAAGGGCACCAGACCCCGTGGAACCACCCAACAGGAAGATGATGCCCGACGCCAGGAGTTGATGAGTAGTGAAAAGGAACAGGCTGAATTATTCATGATTACTGATCTCCTCAGGAATGATCTGGGCAAGGTCAGCGAGGTTGGCAGTATTTCGCTTGAAGCAGTCAAGGATATGAGAAAACTCCCCAAAGTCTGGCATACCTATTCCAGAATATCAGGACGGCTTAAGCAAGGTCTTAAACCCGTTGACGCCCTGCTTTCCATGCTGCCTGGTGGATCCATTACAGGTTGCCCCAAAAAACATGCGATGGAAATTATCGATGAATTAGAAGATTCTTCCAGGGGGATATATACGGGATCATTGGGCTATTTTCATCCTGATGGAGAGTTCAGTTTCAATATTGCTATTCGAACCCTGGTTCAGCAGGATTCGAAAATATCCCTGGGCTCAGGCGGGGGAATAACCATTGATTCTATCTGGCTGGAGGAGTGGGAAGAACTCATGGTGAAAGCCTCAACCTTTCTGTAA